A window of Roseobacter fucihabitans genomic DNA:
GGAATGCCGCCGGGTGGATGGAGCAGCCCACGCGGGTCGGCGACCTTGTGGGCCGTCTGATCGGTGCGCCCGGCGGATCGGTGGTGATGGGCGATACGCTCTCGATCAAGGTCTATCAGGGCGTCGCGGCGGGGCTGAAGATGCGGCCCGAGCGCCGTGTGATCCTGTCTGATACTGGGAATTTCCCGACGGATTTGTATATGGTCGAAGGGCTGATCAACACGCTGGATCAGGGTTATGAGCTGCGTACGGTGGCGCCTGAGGAGGTCGCAGGGGCGATCACGCAAGAGGTCGCCGTGGTGATGCTGACGCAGGTGGATTACCGCACCGGGCGCATGCACGACATGGCGGCGATCACGGCGCAGGCCCACGCACAGGGCGCGGTGATGCTTTGGGATCTGGCGCATTCTGCCGGGGCGGTGCCGGTTGATCTGGCCGGCTCAAACGCGGAAATGGCGGTGGGCTGCACGTATAAATACCTCAATGGGGGACCGGGTGCGCCTGCGTTTATCTATGTGCGCCCGGATTTGGCGGATACGGTTGAACCCGCGCTCAGCGGCTGGCTGGGTCATAGCGCGCCGTTTGATTTTGCGCTGCATTACGCGCCCGGCGGGGGGATCGAGCGCATGCGCGTTGGCACGCCACCGGTAATGCAGATGAGCGCGCTGGAGGCGGCTTTGCGGCTTTGGGACGACGTGGATATGGACGCTTTGCGCGCGGCCTCGATTGCCTTGCAGGAACAGTTCATCGAGGAGGTCGAGGCGCGGATTCCAGCGTTGGACCTGGTCAGTCCGCGCGATCCGAATGTCCGGGGTAGTCAGGTGTCGTTCCGTTTTGAGCACGGCTATGCGGCGATGCAGGCCTTGATCGCGCAGGATGTGATCGGTGATTTCCGCGCCCCTGATATCATGCGTTTTGGGTTCACGCCGCTGTATATCGACGCGCATGATGTCCGCATTGCGGTTGACCGGCTGGTCAAAGTAATGGACGAAAAGCTGTGGGATGATCCAAAGTACCGCATGCGGGGGCGGGTCACATAAATATAATCCGGGCAAAAACCCCGGCACAAGAAAGAGGCCGAAAGTGCCTTGAACAACATGGGAGATACGAGATGAAGATGAGATCACTGGTTTTGGCTGCGGCATTGGCGGCATTGGCAAGCGCGGGTTTCGCGGATGGGCATGGCGGCAAGGTGAAGGTCGGCATGATCACGACCTTGTCGGGCGGCGGTGCGGGCCTTGGCATTGATGTGCGCGACGGCTTCATGCTGGCCACGAAGATGGCCGGAAATGACAATCTGGAGGTGGTGATTGAGGACGATCAGCGCAAACCCGAGATCGCCGTGCAGCTGGCCGATAAGATGATCCAATCCGAGAAGGTCGATGTGATGACCGGCATCATCTGGTCCAATCTGGCGATGGCCGTGGTGCCAGCCGCCACCGCGCAGGGTAAATTTTACCTCTCGCCCAATGCCGGACCGTCGGCGCTGGCGGGCAAGGGGTGCCATCCACTGTATTTCAACGTCGCCTGGCAGAATGACAATCTGCATGAGGCCGCCGGGGCCTATGCGCGCGAGATCGGATACAGCAATTCCTTCATTCTCGCGCCGAATTATCCTGCCGGACAGGACGCGCTCACCGGGTATAAACGCACTTATGGCGGGGCGTTGGCCGGTGAGATCTACACCAAGCTGGGCCAGACCGATTACGCCGCCGAAATCGCGCAAATCCGGGCCTCCGGGGCCGATAGCGTGTTTTTCTTTCTGCCCGGCGGCATGGGGATTTCATTCCTGAAACAATACGCAGGCTCGGGCGTGGATTTGCCGGTGGTCGGTCCCGCGTTTAGTTTTGATCAGGGGATTTTGCAGGCCGTGGGCGACGCGGCTCTGGGCATCAAGAACACCAGCCAGTGGAACAAGGACATCGATAATGCCGCCAATAAGGCCTTTGTCGAAGGGTTCCAGGCGGAATACGGGCGTCTGCCCTCGCTTTATGCAAGCCAGGGCTATGACACGGCGAACCTGCTGCTGAGCGCCATGGCCAAGGCCGATGTTGCGGATGCCGATGCCTTCCGCGCGGCACTGGCGGAGGCGGATTTCGAATCGGTACGCGGGGATTTCAAATTCGGTCCCAACCAGCACCCGATCCAGGATTATTACGTGCGCGAAGTGATCAAGGATGGCGATGTCTTCACCAATAAGATCATCGCCACCAGCCTGACCGATCACGGTGACGCCTATGCGGGCGAATGTTCGTATTGATCTGAGCGCTGCCCCTTTTCCGGGGCAGCATCCCTTCCGACACGAACGCGCCGGGGTGCGCGCGCGGAGCTTTCATGTCCACCATCCTGCTCATCGAACAGATCCTGAACGGCTTGCAGTTCGGCGTCATGCTGTTCCTCATGGCCGCTGGGTTGACGCTTATTTTTGGCGTCATGGGGCTGATCAACCTCGCGCATGGTTCGCTCTATATGGTCGGGGCCTTTGCTGCTGCTGCGGTGGCGGGGGTGACGGGGTCTTTTGTGTTGGCCTTGATCGCCAGTCTGGTCGCGGCGGCGGCAGCGGGGGCGCTGGTGGAACTGCTGGTGATCCGGCGGCTTTACGCGCGCGATCATCTGGATCAGGTGCTGGCGACCTTCGCGCTGATCCTGATCTTCTCCGAAGGTACGCGCTGGCTGTTCGGTTCCTTCCCGCTGTTTCTGGATATTCCGACGGCTTTTGCGGGGCCGGTGATGCTGCCCGGTGGCATCCAATATCCCGCCTACCGTTTGCTGATCATCGCCATCGGGCTGTTGATCGCCTTTGGCCTGTTCCAGCTGATCGCGCGCACCCGCATCGGCATTCAAATCCGTGCCGGGGAAAGTGACCGGGAAATGATTGCAGCGCTTGGCGTGGATATCTCCAAACTCTACACCATCGTCTTTGCGCTTGGCGCGGGGCTGGCCGGGCTGGCGGGCGCGCTGGTGGGTGCGATCCAATCGGTGCAGGTCGGCATGGGTGAACCGGTGCTGATCCTCGCCTTCGTGGTGATCGTGATCGGCGGCATCGGCTCGATCAAGGGCGCGCTGGTGGGCGCGTTGCTGGTGGGGCTGACGGATACGCTCGGAGGGGTGTTATTGCCCGAACTCTTTGGCACTTTCATGGAGGCGTCGGCGGCCACGGCGGTCGGTTCCTCATTGGCGTCCATGTCGATTTACATCCTGATGGCGGGGGTGTTGCTGTTCAAACCCACCGGCCTCTATGGGCGTGCCTGAGATGGGCCGCGCAACCCTCATCAACGCGGCGCTCTTTGCGATGCTGCCGCTGACGGCGCTGATGGCATTGCTCCTGGATGAGCCCTTCATCATCACGCTGACCACCAAGGTCGCTATTCTGGCGCTGGCAGGTGTGGGCCTCAACATCGCGCTGGGTCTGGGCGGTTTGGTCAGCCTTGGGCATGCGGCGTTTTTCGGGATCGGCGGTTATGCGATGGGAATCCTTGCACATCACGCCCAGACCTACACGCCACTGATGGAGGCACCGTTTTTGCTGGAGGGGAGCAATTCAATGCCCCTGATCTGGCTGGTGGCGGTGATTGCCGGGGCCTTCGCGGCAATGGCCATCGGCGCGCTGTCCTTGCGCACGTCTGGCGTCTATTTCATCATGATTACGCTGGCTTTTGGACAGATGCTCTATTATTTTGCGATCAGCTGGCCCGCTTATGGCGGCGAAGACGGGCTGTCGATCTATGTGCGCAATGGTTTTCCGGGGCTTAACACGCTGGTTCCGATCCAGTTTTTCGCGATCTGCTTTGCGGTGCTTGCGCTTGTACTCTTTGGTGTGGGGCGGCTGGCCGCATCGCCCTTCGGGCTGGCGCTGGCGGGGGCGCGGCAAAACCCCGAACGGGTGCAGACCGTCGGCCTGTCACCCTATCGGCTGCGCCTCCTGGCCTTTGTGATTTCCGGCGCGATCACGGCGCTGGCGGGCGCGCTCTTTGCCGATCTCAACCGCTTTGTCAGCCCCACAATGCTCAGCTGGCATATGTCGGGTGAGATCATGATCTTTGTGATCCTGGGCGGCGTGGGGCGTCTGTTCGGCCCGGTGGCGGGGGCGGCGCTGTTCATCTTGCTGGAACATGTCTTGGGCGGATTGTCCGATTATTGGCACGTCTATCTGGGCATTTTGCTGCTGCTGGTTGTACTCTTTGCGCGCGGCGGTCTGATCGGCACATTGGCGGGCCGGGAGGTCGCGCATGACTGAGACTTTGTTGGATATCAAGGGGCTGCGCAAGAGCTTCGGGGCGCTGGTGGCGACGGATGATGTGTCGCTGACGCTGAACCCGGGGGAAATCCACGCGCTGATCGGACCCAATGGGGCGGGTAAATCGACGCTGATCAAACAGGTCGCGGGCGGGCTGGCACCGGATGCGGGGCAGGTGTGGTTTGCCGGGCGTGACGTCACGGGTTTCAACACTGCGGCAAGGGCGCGCGCCGGGCTGGGGCGCACGTTTCAGATCTCCTCGCTCGCCATGGAATACACGGTTTTGCAAAACGCGGTGCTGGGGGCTTTGGGTGCGCGCGGCACGGTGTGGCGGTTTTTCAGGCCGGTGATGCAGGACGCGGAATTGCGCGGCGTGGCGGAGGCGGCGCTTGAACGCGTCGGGCTGATGGATCACCGCGACAAGCGCACGGCCGAGCTCAGCCACGGACAGCGTCGCTTGCTGGAGGTCGCCGTGGCGCTGACCCTGAAGCCGCGGGTATTTTTGATGGATGAACCGATGGCAGGCCTGGGCGCGGGGGGCTCCAAACGGCTCACTGGCTTTCTGGATGGGTTGCGCTCTGAGGCCCCGATCCTGCTGGTGGAACACGATATGGATGCGGTTTTCGCGCTGGCGGATCGCATTTCGGTGCTGGTTTACGGCAAGGTCATCGCGACCGGCACGGCGTCAGAGATCAAAGCCAATCGCGATGTGCGCGAGGCCTATTTGGGGCAGGAGGAGGCGTCATGAGCTTTCTGTCCTTGCAGGGGATCGAGGCGTCCTATGGCCCGACGCAGGCGCTTTTTGGTGTTGATCTGAGCCTTGAGGAGGGCGCGGTTTGCGCGCTGATGGGGCGCAACGGGATGGGAAAATCCTCCACGGTGAAGGTCATTTGCCGCCTTTTGAAACATTCCGTCGGTCAGGTGTATTTTAAGGGGCGCGACATGGCGATGTTGCCGCCGCATAAAGCCGCGCAGGCCGGCATGGGGTTGGTGCCGGAGGGGCGGCGGTGTTTTCCAAACCTCACGGTTTATGAGAACCTGATTGCGGCGGCGCGCACCGGTCATTGGGATTTCGCGCGGGTCACGGGGCTTTTCCCGCGCCTTGCGGAGCGGCGGGATCAATCCGCGGCCTCGCTGTCGGGCGGGGAGCAACAGATGCTGGCGATCGGGCGCGCGCTGATGACCAACCCGCGTCTGTTGTTGCTGGATGAGGCCACCGAAGGGCTGGCCCCGGTGGTGCGGCAGGAAATCTGGGCGGCGCTGCGGATATTGAAATCGGAAACGGGAATGGCCCTGCTGGTGGTGGATAAATCGCTGCGCGACTTACGTCAGGTCGCGGATAGCGCCGTCATTCTGGAGCGCGGCGCGACGGTTTGGGCCGGCGCCATAGGCGATGTCACGCCCGCCGTGGCGGATCAGTATTTGGGCGTGTGAGCGCGCCATCGGAGAGGAAACATTATGACACACCGAATCATCCATCCCGACGGTTGGAAACCTGCCAAGGGCTATGCCAACGGCATGCTGAGTGAAAACGGCACGCTTTATGTCGGCGGGCAGATCGGCTGGACGGCGGATCAGGTGTTTGAGGCGGATGATTTCATCGGCCAGATGCGACAGGCCTTGCAGAACATTCGCGCCGTGGTGGAGGCCGCAGGCGGGCAGCCCGAGCATGTCACGCGGTTGACGTGGTATGTGACCGATAAGGCGGAATATCTCGCGCATCAGGGCGAGATTGGGGCGGCCTACCGGGAGGTCATGGGGCGGCATTTTCCGGCGATGACGATGGTTGTGGTTGCGGGCCTGATTGAGGATGAGGCCCGCGTCGAGATTGAGGCCACCGCCGAAATTCTCCGCGCTTAGCCGCGCACAATCTGAAGCCCCTGTGTCATGGCGAAGAGCGCGGCCGCGGTGCTGACGATTGTGGGACCTGTGGGCGTGTCAAAGGCGAAAGACAGCCATAGCCCGCCCAAAGCCGAAGTTACGCCAATGACCATGGCCGCCCCTGCCATGGCTTCGGGACCGCGCACGAGCGGGCGGGCGGCGGCTGCCGGGATGATCAGCAGCGCGGCGATCAGCAGCGCGCCAACGAC
This region includes:
- the kynU gene encoding kynureninase; protein product: MLPEGMVYLDGNSLGPMPKVVPDHLSGMLTDEWGALLIKGWNAAGWMEQPTRVGDLVGRLIGAPGGSVVMGDTLSIKVYQGVAAGLKMRPERRVILSDTGNFPTDLYMVEGLINTLDQGYELRTVAPEEVAGAITQEVAVVMLTQVDYRTGRMHDMAAITAQAHAQGAVMLWDLAHSAGAVPVDLAGSNAEMAVGCTYKYLNGGPGAPAFIYVRPDLADTVEPALSGWLGHSAPFDFALHYAPGGGIERMRVGTPPVMQMSALEAALRLWDDVDMDALRAASIALQEQFIEEVEARIPALDLVSPRDPNVRGSQVSFRFEHGYAAMQALIAQDVIGDFRAPDIMRFGFTPLYIDAHDVRIAVDRLVKVMDEKLWDDPKYRMRGRVT
- a CDS encoding ABC transporter substrate-binding protein, with the protein product MKMRSLVLAAALAALASAGFADGHGGKVKVGMITTLSGGGAGLGIDVRDGFMLATKMAGNDNLEVVIEDDQRKPEIAVQLADKMIQSEKVDVMTGIIWSNLAMAVVPAATAQGKFYLSPNAGPSALAGKGCHPLYFNVAWQNDNLHEAAGAYAREIGYSNSFILAPNYPAGQDALTGYKRTYGGALAGEIYTKLGQTDYAAEIAQIRASGADSVFFFLPGGMGISFLKQYAGSGVDLPVVGPAFSFDQGILQAVGDAALGIKNTSQWNKDIDNAANKAFVEGFQAEYGRLPSLYASQGYDTANLLLSAMAKADVADADAFRAALAEADFESVRGDFKFGPNQHPIQDYYVREVIKDGDVFTNKIIATSLTDHGDAYAGECSY
- a CDS encoding branched-chain amino acid ABC transporter permease encodes the protein MSTILLIEQILNGLQFGVMLFLMAAGLTLIFGVMGLINLAHGSLYMVGAFAAAAVAGVTGSFVLALIASLVAAAAAGALVELLVIRRLYARDHLDQVLATFALILIFSEGTRWLFGSFPLFLDIPTAFAGPVMLPGGIQYPAYRLLIIAIGLLIAFGLFQLIARTRIGIQIRAGESDREMIAALGVDISKLYTIVFALGAGLAGLAGALVGAIQSVQVGMGEPVLILAFVVIVIGGIGSIKGALVGALLVGLTDTLGGVLLPELFGTFMEASAATAVGSSLASMSIYILMAGVLLFKPTGLYGRA
- a CDS encoding branched-chain amino acid ABC transporter permease, translating into MGRATLINAALFAMLPLTALMALLLDEPFIITLTTKVAILALAGVGLNIALGLGGLVSLGHAAFFGIGGYAMGILAHHAQTYTPLMEAPFLLEGSNSMPLIWLVAVIAGAFAAMAIGALSLRTSGVYFIMITLAFGQMLYYFAISWPAYGGEDGLSIYVRNGFPGLNTLVPIQFFAICFAVLALVLFGVGRLAASPFGLALAGARQNPERVQTVGLSPYRLRLLAFVISGAITALAGALFADLNRFVSPTMLSWHMSGEIMIFVILGGVGRLFGPVAGAALFILLEHVLGGLSDYWHVYLGILLLLVVLFARGGLIGTLAGREVAHD
- a CDS encoding ABC transporter ATP-binding protein, whose amino-acid sequence is MTETLLDIKGLRKSFGALVATDDVSLTLNPGEIHALIGPNGAGKSTLIKQVAGGLAPDAGQVWFAGRDVTGFNTAARARAGLGRTFQISSLAMEYTVLQNAVLGALGARGTVWRFFRPVMQDAELRGVAEAALERVGLMDHRDKRTAELSHGQRRLLEVAVALTLKPRVFLMDEPMAGLGAGGSKRLTGFLDGLRSEAPILLVEHDMDAVFALADRISVLVYGKVIATGTASEIKANRDVREAYLGQEEAS
- a CDS encoding ABC transporter ATP-binding protein; this encodes MSFLSLQGIEASYGPTQALFGVDLSLEEGAVCALMGRNGMGKSSTVKVICRLLKHSVGQVYFKGRDMAMLPPHKAAQAGMGLVPEGRRCFPNLTVYENLIAAARTGHWDFARVTGLFPRLAERRDQSAASLSGGEQQMLAIGRALMTNPRLLLLDEATEGLAPVVRQEIWAALRILKSETGMALLVVDKSLRDLRQVADSAVILERGATVWAGAIGDVTPAVADQYLGV
- a CDS encoding RidA family protein, which codes for MTHRIIHPDGWKPAKGYANGMLSENGTLYVGGQIGWTADQVFEADDFIGQMRQALQNIRAVVEAAGGQPEHVTRLTWYVTDKAEYLAHQGEIGAAYREVMGRHFPAMTMVVVAGLIEDEARVEIEATAEILRA